In Denitratisoma sp. DHT3, one DNA window encodes the following:
- the trpA gene encoding tryptophan synthase subunit alpha: protein MSRIQATFERLDGAGRKALIPFITAGFPEPGRTLPLMQALVAGGADIIELGVPFSDPMADGPTVQRASEVALSYGVSLRVVLGMVREFRKGDERTPVVLMGYANPIEAYGADAFVEDAREAGVDGVLVVDYPPEECGEFTQRLKAAGLDPIFLLAPTSSDARCAEVAVAGSGYIYYVSIKGVTGAGHLDLDAVAARIPEIRRHVGMPVGVGFGIRDGASAARIATVADAVVIGSRIIEEIEQAPRDQAPARVEAFLQGIRDAMDKKEATS, encoded by the coding sequence ATGTCCCGAATCCAAGCCACTTTTGAACGCCTCGACGGCGCGGGCCGCAAGGCTCTGATCCCCTTCATCACCGCCGGATTCCCCGAGCCCGGCCGGACCCTGCCGCTGATGCAGGCACTGGTCGCGGGGGGCGCCGACATCATCGAACTGGGCGTGCCGTTCTCCGATCCCATGGCGGACGGTCCCACCGTTCAGCGCGCCTCCGAAGTGGCGCTCTCCTACGGGGTGTCGCTGCGTGTCGTGCTGGGCATGGTGCGGGAGTTCCGCAAGGGCGACGAGCGCACGCCGGTGGTGTTGATGGGCTATGCCAATCCGATCGAGGCCTACGGCGCCGATGCCTTCGTCGAGGACGCGCGGGAGGCGGGAGTCGACGGCGTGCTGGTGGTGGACTATCCGCCGGAGGAATGCGGCGAATTCACGCAGCGCCTGAAGGCCGCCGGGCTGGATCCGATCTTCCTCCTGGCGCCCACTTCCTCCGACGCGCGCTGCGCCGAGGTGGCCGTGGCGGGAAGCGGCTACATCTATTACGTCTCCATCAAGGGCGTCACCGGCGCCGGTCATCTCGACCTGGACGCCGTGGCGGCGCGGATCCCCGAAATCCGCCGGCACGTGGGTATGCCCGTCGGCGTGGGCTTCGGCATCCGCGACGGCGCCAGCGCGGCGCGCATCGCCACCGTGGCCGACGCCGTGGTGATCGGCAGCCGCATCATCGAGGAAATCGAACAAGCGCCCCGCGACCAGGCACCGGCCCGTGTCGAGGCATTTCTACAAGGCATCCGGGATGCCATGGACAAGAAGGAAGCAACCTCATGA
- a CDS encoding O-succinylhomoserine sulfhydrylase: MKDAYDLETLAIRAGQERSQFNEHTEALYLTSSFVFDSAAQAAARFSGAEEGYVYGRFSNPTVTMFQDRLAALEGAEACIATASGMAAIMATTMGLLKAGDHIVSSQGIFGATRQLFDNILARFGVETRYVPATDIEAYRAAIRPNTRLIFAETPSNPLTEVVDIAALAAVAHDKGVLLAVDNCFCTPALQRPLDLGADIVIHSATKYLDGQGRVIGGAVCGRKAEMEEVFKFLRTAGPSLSPFNAWVILKGLETLNLRMKAQSASALELARRLEAHPGVARVFYPGLASHPQHELAMRQQKAGGAIVSFEVKGARAEAWRVVDGCRMLSVTANLGDVKTTITHPASTTHGRISPEARAAAGIGEGLIRIAVGLESVDDIYSDLVAGLS, from the coding sequence GTGAAAGACGCATACGATCTCGAGACCCTGGCGATCCGGGCGGGCCAGGAGCGCAGCCAGTTCAACGAACACACCGAGGCGCTGTATCTGACCTCCAGCTTCGTCTTCGACAGCGCGGCACAGGCCGCGGCGCGCTTTTCCGGCGCGGAGGAGGGCTATGTCTATGGCCGCTTTTCCAACCCCACCGTGACGATGTTCCAGGACCGCCTGGCCGCTCTGGAGGGGGCCGAGGCCTGCATCGCCACCGCCAGCGGCATGGCCGCGATCATGGCCACCACGATGGGGCTGCTCAAGGCCGGCGACCATATCGTTTCCTCCCAGGGCATATTCGGCGCGACCCGTCAGCTGTTCGACAACATCCTCGCCCGTTTCGGCGTCGAGACCCGCTATGTGCCGGCCACCGACATCGAGGCCTACCGGGCCGCGATTCGTCCGAATACCCGCCTGATCTTTGCCGAGACCCCCTCCAATCCCCTGACCGAGGTGGTCGATATCGCTGCCCTGGCCGCGGTGGCGCACGACAAGGGGGTGCTGCTGGCGGTCGACAACTGCTTCTGCACGCCGGCATTGCAACGTCCGCTGGATTTGGGCGCCGATATCGTGATCCATTCCGCCACCAAGTACCTGGACGGCCAGGGGCGGGTGATCGGCGGCGCGGTCTGCGGCCGCAAGGCCGAAATGGAGGAGGTGTTCAAGTTCCTGCGCACCGCCGGCCCCTCGCTTTCACCCTTCAACGCCTGGGTCATCCTCAAGGGTCTGGAAACGCTGAACCTGCGGATGAAGGCCCAGTCGGCCAGCGCGCTGGAACTTGCGCGCCGCCTGGAGGCCCATCCCGGTGTGGCACGGGTGTTCTACCCGGGGCTCGCGTCGCATCCCCAGCATGAGTTGGCGATGCGCCAGCAGAAGGCCGGCGGCGCGATCGTGTCGTTCGAAGTGAAGGGTGCGCGGGCCGAGGCCTGGCGCGTGGTGGACGGCTGCCGGATGCTGTCGGTGACCGCCAACCTGGGCGACGTGAAGACCACGATCACCCATCCGGCCTCGACCACCCATGGCCGCATTTCGCCGGAGGCCCGAGCGGCGGCGGGCATCGGCGAAGGACTGATCCGCATCGCGGTGGGCCTGGAGTCGGTAGACGACATCTATTCGGACCTGGTGGCCGGTCTCTCCTGA
- the trpB gene encoding tryptophan synthase subunit beta: MPENSYQFPDARGHFGPYGGVFVAETLIPALAELRDAYAAAQADPTFRAEFEYELKHYVGRPSPIYHAKRWSELLGGAQIYLKREDLNHTGAHKVNNCIGQALLARRMGKPRVIAETGAGQHGVATATVAARYGMECVVYMGSEDVKRQAANVYRMKLLGATVVPVESGSKTLKDALNEAMRDWVTNVANTFYIIGTVAGPHPYPMMVRDFQAVIGDECRQQMPELAGRQPDAVIACVGGGSNAMGIFHPYIPLADVRLIGVEAAGLGLASGKHSASLTAGRPGVLHGNRTYLLQDKNGQIIETHSVSAGLDYPGVGPEHAWLKDSGRAEYATITDDEALQAFHDLCRIEGIIPALESSHAIAHAARLAPTLPRDKVLLVNLSGRGDKDMHTVAEKSGIQF; the protein is encoded by the coding sequence ATGCCTGAAAACTCGTACCAATTTCCCGACGCGCGCGGCCATTTCGGTCCTTACGGCGGCGTCTTCGTCGCCGAGACGCTGATTCCCGCCCTGGCCGAGTTGCGCGACGCCTATGCCGCCGCCCAGGCCGATCCGACCTTCCGCGCCGAGTTCGAATACGAACTCAAGCACTACGTCGGCCGCCCCAGCCCGATCTACCACGCCAAACGCTGGTCCGAGCTGCTGGGGGGCGCCCAGATCTACCTGAAGCGCGAGGACCTCAACCATACCGGCGCCCACAAGGTGAACAACTGCATCGGCCAGGCGCTGCTGGCACGGCGCATGGGCAAGCCGCGGGTGATCGCCGAGACCGGCGCCGGCCAGCACGGCGTGGCCACCGCCACGGTGGCGGCCCGCTACGGCATGGAATGCGTGGTGTACATGGGCAGCGAGGACGTCAAGCGCCAGGCCGCCAACGTCTATCGCATGAAGCTCCTGGGCGCCACGGTGGTGCCGGTGGAGTCCGGCTCCAAGACGCTCAAGGACGCCTTGAACGAGGCGATGCGCGACTGGGTGACCAACGTCGCCAACACCTTCTACATCATCGGCACCGTCGCCGGCCCCCATCCCTATCCGATGATGGTGCGCGACTTCCAGGCGGTGATCGGCGACGAATGCAGGCAGCAGATGCCGGAACTGGCCGGGCGCCAGCCCGATGCGGTGATCGCCTGCGTCGGCGGCGGCTCCAACGCGATGGGCATCTTCCATCCCTACATTCCGCTGGCGGACGTGCGCCTGATCGGCGTCGAGGCAGCCGGCCTCGGCCTGGCAAGCGGCAAGCATTCGGCCTCCCTGACCGCCGGCCGGCCCGGCGTGCTGCATGGCAACCGCACCTACCTGTTGCAGGACAAGAACGGCCAGATCATCGAGACGCACTCGGTCTCGGCCGGTCTCGACTATCCGGGCGTCGGCCCCGAGCACGCCTGGCTGAAGGACAGCGGCCGCGCCGAATACGCAACCATCACCGACGACGAGGCGCTCCAGGCCTTCCATGACCTGTGCCGGATCGAGGGCATCATCCCGGCCCTGGAGTCCTCCCATGCCATCGCCCATGCCGCCAGGCTGGCGCCGACCCTGCCCCGCGACAAGGTATTGCTGGTCAATCTTTCCGGCCGTGGCGACAAGGACATGCATACCGTCGCCGAGAAGTCCGGCATCCAATTTTGA
- the purF gene encoding amidophosphoribosyltransferase translates to MCGIIGVVATMPVNQLLYDGLQVLQHRGQDAAGIATAEGGRFHMHKGPGLVRDVFRTRNMRNLIGNWGIGHCRYPTAGSAYSAAESQPFYVNSPFGLMLAHNGNLTNAEQLKQDMFLQDLRHMNTNSDSEVLLNVLAHELQVASQNRYQVDPETIFQAVKGVQRRIKGAYAVVAMIAGYGLLAFRDPYGIRPLIIGRNDTAHGPEYLVASESVAIDTLGFRVLRDVEPGEAILIDTQGHFVSRQCAEKTVHAPCMFEYVYLARPDSLMDGVSVYETRVKMGEFLADKIRHTMPHLEIDAVIPIPDSSRPAAMELARRLDLPYREGFVKNRYIGRTFIMPGQAGRKKSVRQKLNAIAQEFRGKSVMLVDDSIVRGTTSKEIIQMARDAGARRVYFASASPPVRYANVYGIDMPTRSELIASFRSDEEICREIGADGLIYQDIDALKAAVRELNPALAHFETSCFDGQYVTGDISDAYLEGIEAAREKIGKSDDDGEGNQLDLNLVQSD, encoded by the coding sequence ATGTGCGGCATTATTGGGGTGGTGGCAACCATGCCGGTCAATCAGTTGCTGTACGATGGCCTGCAGGTCTTGCAGCATCGCGGCCAGGACGCGGCGGGCATCGCCACCGCCGAAGGCGGGCGTTTCCACATGCACAAGGGACCGGGCCTGGTGCGCGACGTGTTCCGCACCCGCAACATGCGCAATCTGATCGGCAACTGGGGCATCGGCCACTGCCGCTACCCGACCGCCGGTTCCGCCTACAGCGCCGCGGAATCACAGCCCTTCTACGTCAATTCACCCTTTGGGCTGATGCTGGCCCATAACGGCAACCTGACCAATGCCGAGCAGCTGAAGCAGGACATGTTCCTCCAGGACCTGCGCCACATGAACACCAACTCCGATTCGGAGGTGCTGCTCAATGTGCTGGCGCACGAGTTGCAGGTGGCGTCGCAGAACCGCTACCAAGTCGATCCGGAAACCATTTTCCAGGCCGTGAAAGGGGTCCAGCGGCGCATCAAGGGCGCCTATGCGGTCGTCGCCATGATCGCCGGCTACGGGCTGCTGGCCTTCCGCGATCCCTACGGTATTCGTCCCCTGATCATCGGTCGCAACGATACCGCGCATGGCCCCGAGTATCTGGTGGCTTCGGAGAGCGTGGCGATCGACACGCTGGGTTTCAGGGTGCTGCGCGACGTGGAGCCGGGAGAGGCGATCCTGATCGACACCCAGGGCCATTTCGTCAGCCGGCAGTGCGCGGAAAAGACCGTCCATGCGCCGTGCATGTTCGAGTACGTCTATCTGGCGCGCCCTGATTCGCTGATGGACGGCGTTTCGGTCTACGAAACCCGGGTCAAGATGGGGGAGTTCCTGGCCGACAAGATCCGCCACACCATGCCCCATCTGGAAATCGACGCGGTGATCCCGATCCCCGATTCTTCCCGTCCGGCAGCCATGGAACTGGCCCGCCGCCTGGATCTCCCCTATCGCGAGGGCTTCGTCAAGAACCGCTATATCGGCCGCACCTTCATCATGCCCGGCCAGGCTGGCCGCAAGAAATCCGTGCGGCAGAAGCTCAACGCCATCGCCCAGGAGTTCCGCGGCAAGAGCGTGATGCTGGTGGACGATTCCATCGTGCGCGGCACCACCAGCAAGGAGATCATCCAGATGGCCCGCGATGCCGGCGCCAGGCGGGTGTATTTCGCCTCGGCCTCGCCGCCGGTGCGCTACGCCAACGTCTATGGCATCGACATGCCGACCCGGAGCGAGTTGATCGCCTCCTTCCGCAGCGACGAGGAAATCTGCCGCGAAATCGGCGCCGACGGCCTGATCTACCAGGACATCGATGCACTGAAGGCCGCGGTGCGGGAGCTCAATCCGGCCCTGGCCCATTTCGAGACCTCCTGCTTCGATGGCCAGTACGTGACGGGCGACATCTCCGATGCCTATCTGGAGGGTATCGAGGCGGCCCGGGAAAAAATCGGCAAGAGCGACGATGACGGCGAAGGCAATCAACTCGACCTGAATCTCGTGCAATCGGACTGA
- a CDS encoding CvpA family protein codes for MTAFDYVVLVVVAASVLLGLWRGVVSELLSLVAWVVAFFAARAGAGAVADVLTSYVADPSLRYVAGFAVVFVSVLLVLAMLRLALRELLHAVGLGFADRILGAAFGVARGVLVVLVGVLLGGLTAMPRQPWWRQAVLAPPLEVAVLASRPWLPLELAKRIHY; via the coding sequence GTGACCGCTTTTGATTATGTCGTTCTGGTCGTCGTCGCGGCCTCGGTATTGTTGGGACTGTGGCGCGGCGTCGTCAGCGAATTGCTGTCGCTGGTTGCATGGGTCGTGGCTTTTTTTGCGGCACGGGCCGGAGCCGGCGCGGTTGCGGACGTTCTGACCAGCTACGTTGCCGATCCGAGTCTGCGCTATGTCGCGGGGTTTGCCGTCGTGTTCGTGTCGGTGCTGCTGGTGCTGGCGATGCTGCGCTTGGCCTTGCGTGAGCTGTTGCATGCCGTGGGCCTGGGTTTCGCGGATCGAATCCTGGGCGCGGCATTCGGCGTCGCCCGGGGCGTGTTGGTGGTGCTGGTCGGTGTCCTGCTGGGAGGGCTGACCGCCATGCCCCGGCAACCATGGTGGCGGCAGGCCGTCTTGGCGCCGCCGCTGGAGGTCGCCGTGCTGGCATCCAGGCCCTGGCTGCCGCTTGAGTTGGCAAAACGAATTCATTACTGA
- a CDS encoding SPOR domain-containing protein — MANNDASADADIDLKKRARRRLVGAAALALFGVVVLSLTMEQSPGVRSGAGTQDTPEILIPSQSGRAALAARPAPAAPAASPHISAGNAETASDEPPVAAPRADGTAANVKDMPAASPPLKPVEKITESAPVKAGKSLDKPTEKAVDRKVEEAKATAALEGKSSGQWVVQLGAYQSAGNVKLLLSKLKEVGVPAYTEKFESPQGVRTRVRAGPFNSREAAEKSLRKIRIVGVDGPIAQK, encoded by the coding sequence ATGGCCAATAACGACGCATCTGCCGACGCCGACATCGACTTGAAGAAGCGTGCCCGCCGCCGCCTGGTGGGGGCCGCCGCGCTCGCCCTGTTCGGAGTGGTGGTGCTGTCCCTGACCATGGAGCAGAGCCCCGGAGTCCGCTCCGGAGCAGGGACGCAGGACACTCCTGAAATCCTGATTCCCTCTCAGAGCGGCCGCGCCGCGCTGGCCGCCCGGCCGGCGCCCGCGGCCCCGGCTGCGTCGCCGCACATATCTGCCGGCAACGCAGAGACGGCAAGCGATGAGCCCCCGGTCGCGGCGCCTCGCGCCGATGGGACCGCAGCGAACGTCAAGGACATGCCGGCTGCGTCGCCGCCCCTTAAACCCGTGGAAAAAATCACTGAATCCGCGCCAGTCAAAGCGGGCAAGTCTTTAGACAAACCCACCGAGAAAGCCGTCGACAGGAAGGTCGAGGAGGCGAAGGCGACTGCCGCCCTGGAAGGCAAGTCGAGCGGTCAGTGGGTGGTGCAACTGGGCGCTTATCAGTCGGCGGGCAACGTCAAGCTGCTGCTCTCCAAGCTGAAGGAAGTGGGCGTTCCGGCCTATACGGAGAAGTTCGAATCGCCCCAGGGGGTGCGCACCCGGGTCCGCGCGGGGCCGTTCAATTCCCGCGAGGCCGCCGAGAAATCGCTGCGCAAGATTCGCATTGTCGGTGTCGATGGTCCGATCGCGCAGAAATAG
- a CDS encoding SDR family oxidoreductase: MNSKFDYTGKVVLVTGGTKGIGRTFAESFLEAGATVVVCGRNAPETLPTHGGNVAEFLPLDVRDADAVNDFFAQIMARHGRLDVVVNNAGGAPPTDAATASPRFHESIIRLNLIAPLHIAQKANAIMQAQDSGGVIVFIGSIAAHRPSPGVAAYSAAKAGVVHLVRTLAFEWAPKVRPVSISPGLVRTEETDRLYSGDEAGVAAVNATIPMGRMANPEDIANACLFVASPMAQYISGVDLLIHGGGEKPAYLEAWGAEKA; the protein is encoded by the coding sequence TCGGCCGCACCTTCGCCGAAAGCTTCCTCGAGGCCGGCGCCACCGTGGTGGTGTGCGGCCGCAACGCACCGGAGACCCTTCCCACCCACGGCGGCAATGTCGCCGAATTCCTGCCGCTCGATGTCCGCGACGCCGATGCGGTGAATGATTTCTTCGCTCAGATCATGGCCCGCCACGGCCGGCTCGACGTGGTCGTCAACAACGCCGGCGGCGCGCCCCCCACCGATGCCGCCACCGCTTCACCGCGTTTCCACGAGAGCATCATCCGTCTCAACCTGATCGCCCCGTTGCACATTGCGCAGAAGGCCAATGCAATCATGCAGGCGCAGGACAGCGGCGGCGTCATCGTCTTCATCGGCAGCATCGCCGCCCACCGTCCATCTCCCGGCGTGGCGGCCTACAGCGCGGCCAAGGCGGGCGTTGTCCATCTGGTCCGAACCCTGGCCTTCGAATGGGCGCCCAAGGTGCGCCCGGTATCGATCAGCCCCGGCCTGGTTCGCACCGAGGAGACGGATCGGCTCTACAGTGGCGACGAAGCCGGTGTCGCGGCGGTGAACGCGACGATTCCGATGGGACGCATGGCCAATCCCGAGGACATTGCCAACGCCTGCCTGTTCGTCGCATCCCCCATGGCGCAGTACATCAGCGGCGTCGATCTGCTGATCCATGGCGGCGGCGAAAAGCCGGCCTATCTCGAAGCCTGGGGAGCGGAAAAAGCCTGA
- the accD gene encoding acetyl-CoA carboxylase, carboxyltransferase subunit beta, with product MSWLQKLLPPKIKRNSESSRKAIPEGLWCKCPACEAVLYSTDLESNQSVCPKCGFHHRVRARARLDQLLDPEGRFEIGSEVLPVDSLKFKDSKRYPDRLAAAVDDTGETDSMVVMQGAIKSLPVVVACFEFEFLGGSMGSVLGERFVRGVKAAIEQQAAFVCITASGGARMQEGLFSLMQMAKTTAAVTQLAHHQLPFITVLTDPTMGGVSASFAFMGDVVIAEPGALIGFAGPRVIEQTVRQILPEGFQRAEFLLEKGALDMIVDRRELRDRLVSLISLLQRQPAAA from the coding sequence ATGAGCTGGCTTCAGAAGCTGCTGCCGCCGAAAATCAAGCGCAATTCGGAAAGCTCGCGCAAGGCCATCCCAGAGGGTCTGTGGTGCAAGTGTCCGGCGTGCGAGGCGGTGCTCTACAGCACCGATCTCGAAAGCAACCAGAGCGTCTGCCCCAAGTGCGGCTTCCATCACCGGGTGCGGGCTCGTGCCCGGCTGGATCAGTTGCTGGACCCGGAGGGCCGCTTCGAGATCGGCAGCGAGGTGCTGCCGGTGGATTCCCTCAAATTCAAGGACAGCAAGCGCTATCCCGACCGGCTGGCGGCGGCGGTGGATGACACCGGCGAGACCGACTCCATGGTCGTGATGCAGGGCGCGATCAAGAGCCTGCCGGTGGTGGTGGCCTGCTTCGAGTTCGAGTTCCTCGGCGGTTCCATGGGGTCGGTGCTGGGCGAGCGTTTCGTGCGCGGCGTCAAGGCCGCGATCGAGCAGCAGGCGGCCTTCGTCTGCATCACCGCCTCGGGCGGCGCGCGGATGCAGGAGGGGCTGTTCTCCCTGATGCAGATGGCCAAGACCACGGCGGCCGTGACCCAGCTGGCCCATCACCAGTTGCCTTTCATCACCGTGCTGACCGATCCCACCATGGGCGGCGTCTCCGCCTCCTTCGCCTTCATGGGGGACGTGGTGATCGCCGAGCCGGGCGCCCTGATCGGCTTCGCCGGTCCGCGGGTGATCGAACAGACGGTGCGGCAGATCCTGCCCGAGGGATTCCAGCGCGCCGAGTTCCTGCTGGAAAAAGGCGCCCTCGACATGATCGTCGATCGCCGCGAATTGCGCGACCGCCTGGTTTCGCTGATCAGCCTGCTCCAGCGCCAGCCCGCCGCCGCCTGA
- a CDS encoding helix-turn-helix transcriptional regulator — MDRTERFYKIDQLLTERRVVSFSVLEETLGVSRATIKRDLEYLRNRLHAPIVWDRELRGYRFETAPASGNAQYELPGLWFNASEIHALLTMQHLLSGIDSGGLLAPHIEPLKTRLRALLDTEEGASDEIQKRIKVIGMASRPPGLEHFAVVGSALLRRKRLLMSYYTRGRGQTTEREVSPQRLVHYRENWYLDAWCHLRNELRSFAVDAIQRVELVDVPAKAISEKTLDAVLGAGYGIFSGRRVAWARLRFTPERARWVAAERWHPRQKGRFLDDGSYLLDLPYSDMRELAADILRYGADVAVEGPEELREAVRSKLESALQRYC; from the coding sequence ATGGATCGAACCGAGCGCTTCTACAAGATCGATCAACTGCTTACCGAGCGCCGGGTCGTCTCCTTTTCGGTCCTCGAGGAGACGCTGGGGGTTTCCCGCGCCACCATCAAGCGCGATCTGGAGTATCTGCGCAATCGCCTGCACGCGCCCATCGTCTGGGACCGGGAATTGCGCGGCTATCGTTTCGAGACGGCGCCCGCCTCGGGCAATGCCCAGTACGAGCTGCCGGGCCTGTGGTTCAACGCCTCGGAGATCCACGCGCTGTTGACCATGCAGCACCTCCTCTCCGGCATCGACAGCGGCGGCCTGCTGGCGCCCCATATCGAACCTCTGAAAACCCGCTTGCGGGCGTTGCTGGACACCGAGGAAGGGGCCAGCGATGAAATCCAGAAGCGCATCAAGGTCATCGGTATGGCGTCCCGTCCTCCCGGCCTGGAGCATTTCGCGGTGGTGGGTTCCGCCCTGTTGCGCCGCAAGCGCCTGCTGATGAGCTACTACACGCGGGGCCGCGGACAGACGACGGAGCGGGAAGTCTCGCCCCAGCGCCTGGTCCATTATCGGGAGAACTGGTACCTGGACGCCTGGTGCCATTTGCGCAACGAATTGCGCAGTTTTGCCGTGGACGCCATCCAGCGCGTGGAACTGGTGGATGTGCCGGCCAAGGCCATCAGTGAAAAGACGCTGGACGCCGTGCTGGGCGCCGGCTATGGAATTTTCTCCGGCCGGCGGGTGGCCTGGGCTCGTCTGCGCTTCACTCCCGAGCGGGCCCGCTGGGTCGCGGCGGAGCGGTGGCATCCGCGACAGAAAGGCCGGTTTCTGGACGACGGCAGCTACCTGCTGGACCTTCCGTACAGTGACATGCGGGAACTCGCCGCCGACATTCTCCGCTACGGTGCCGATGTCGCTGTGGAAGGGCCCGAGGAGCTGCGCGAGGCGGTGCGCTCGAAACTGGAAAGCGCCTTGCAGCGTTATTGCTGA
- a CDS encoding phosphoribosylanthranilate isomerase has translation MSRTRIKICGLTRPVDMDAAVAAGADAVGLVFYPPSPRAVAPAAAQALARRVPPFVTRVGLFVNEDPARVRSILEEVDLDLLQFHGDEDDDYCRQFGRPFVKVARVRPELDLVEFARSFPSARALLLDAYVEGYGGGGKTFDWTLIPRELPLPLILSGGLQPENVAAAVRGSRPWAVDVSSGVESAKGIKDAARIAAFVAAVKDADA, from the coding sequence GTGTCGAGAACCCGGATCAAAATTTGCGGCCTGACGCGGCCCGTCGATATGGATGCCGCCGTGGCGGCGGGTGCCGACGCCGTCGGACTGGTGTTCTATCCGCCCAGCCCGCGCGCCGTGGCCCCGGCAGCGGCGCAGGCGCTGGCCCGCCGGGTGCCGCCGTTCGTCACCCGGGTCGGCCTGTTCGTGAATGAGGATCCCGCCCGGGTCCGCTCGATCCTGGAAGAAGTCGACCTGGATCTGCTGCAATTCCATGGCGACGAGGACGACGACTACTGCCGCCAGTTCGGCCGCCCCTTCGTCAAGGTGGCGCGGGTGAGGCCGGAACTCGATCTGGTAGAATTCGCCCGGTCGTTTCCCTCCGCCCGAGCCTTGCTGCTCGATGCCTATGTCGAAGGCTATGGAGGGGGGGGCAAAACCTTCGACTGGACGCTGATTCCCCGGGAACTGCCCTTGCCCCTGATTCTTTCCGGGGGGCTGCAGCCGGAGAACGTCGCCGCCGCGGTCCGCGGTTCGAGACCCTGGGCGGTGGATGTGAGCAGCGGCGTCGAGTCGGCCAAGGGCATCAAGGATGCCGCCAGGATCGCCGCCTTCGTCGCGGCCGTGAAAGATGCAGATGCCTGA
- the folC gene encoding bifunctional tetrahydrofolate synthase/dihydrofolate synthase — MHRTLDDWLAHIERQHGQTIALGLDRVRSVKAALGQSQSCPVILVGGTNGKGSTCAMLERILLCAGYRVGLYTSPHFLRYNERVRIDARPVADAPLCEAFARVDAARGDTPLTYFEFGTLAAWEVFAAARLDAVILEVGLGGRLDAVNIYEPDCAIVTTVDLDHMVYLGDTREAIGFEKAGIFRPGRAAVCGDPEPPRSLLEHGAALGADLQLIGRDFGYRRQEQQWQYWGRAGKRSGLAHPALRGANQLGNASVALACLDALREALPVAMQDIRRGLAEVELTGRFQVLPGRPTIVLDVAHNPQAARVLAGNLGDMAFHPETWGVFGMLHDKDIAAVIEPLRNRITRWLPCSLEGPRAASAEELIQALTAAGVAGPLPAFPTPGAAMSHALEQAGENDRIVAFGSFLTVADVLRTLKRDVL; from the coding sequence ATGCATCGGACGCTGGACGACTGGCTGGCACATATCGAGCGCCAGCACGGTCAGACCATCGCCCTCGGTCTCGACCGCGTGCGGTCGGTGAAGGCGGCCCTGGGGCAGTCCCAGTCCTGTCCGGTGATCCTGGTCGGGGGAACCAACGGCAAGGGCTCCACCTGCGCCATGCTGGAACGCATCCTGTTGTGCGCCGGCTATCGGGTCGGCCTTTACACGTCCCCCCACTTCCTGCGCTACAACGAGCGGGTGCGCATCGATGCCCGGCCCGTGGCCGACGCACCGCTGTGCGAGGCTTTCGCGCGGGTGGACGCGGCGCGGGGCGACACGCCGCTGACCTATTTCGAATTCGGCACCCTGGCGGCCTGGGAAGTGTTCGCCGCCGCCCGGCTGGATGCGGTGATCCTGGAAGTGGGCCTGGGCGGACGCCTCGACGCGGTCAATATCTACGAACCGGACTGCGCGATCGTCACCACCGTCGATCTCGATCACATGGTGTATCTGGGCGACACCCGGGAAGCCATCGGTTTCGAGAAGGCCGGCATTTTTCGGCCGGGCCGGGCGGCGGTCTGTGGCGACCCCGAGCCGCCGCGGTCGCTGCTGGAGCATGGCGCCGCACTGGGGGCGGATCTACAACTGATCGGCCGGGATTTCGGCTATCGGCGCCAGGAACAGCAATGGCAATACTGGGGCCGCGCCGGCAAGCGCAGCGGCCTGGCCCACCCAGCCCTGCGCGGCGCCAATCAGCTGGGTAACGCCAGCGTGGCGCTGGCCTGCCTGGATGCCTTGCGCGAAGCACTGCCGGTGGCGATGCAGGACATCCGGCGCGGCCTGGCCGAGGTGGAATTGACCGGGCGCTTCCAGGTGTTGCCGGGCCGGCCCACCATCGTCCTCGACGTGGCGCACAATCCGCAGGCGGCCCGGGTGCTGGCGGGAAATCTGGGCGACATGGCTTTCCACCCGGAAACCTGGGGCGTTTTCGGCATGCTGCACGACAAGGACATCGCGGCGGTCATCGAGCCGTTGCGGAATCGCATCACGCGCTGGCTGCCCTGCTCCCTGGAGGGGCCGCGCGCCGCCAGCGCCGAGGAGTTGATCCAGGCCTTGACGGCAGCCGGCGTGGCCGGGCCGCTGCCGGCCTTCCCGACGCCCGGCGCCGCCATGTCTCATGCGCTCGAGCAGGCAGGTGAAAATGATAGAATCGTCGCCTTCGGATCGTTCCTTACCGTAGCGGACGTGCTGCGTACCCTCAAACGCGATGTTCTCTGA